Proteins found in one Planococcus citri chromosome 2, ihPlaCitr1.1, whole genome shotgun sequence genomic segment:
- the LOC135835128 gene encoding speckle-type POZ protein B-like, whose amino-acid sequence MASISNHCSADCALAEKSCNTQVRIHEASYVWTIHNFDFFEAKGTTVNSPFFAADSNNDIRWIMQLEPNGDTDAKDTVSLYLMYSSRVHEKVYAKYNFYVLNSQQNKQIHRTSEEVREFSDGISRGYQNILNKKEAIGKSLLIDNKLTVMCEVYFSEVRDSIDKTFHQCDKTSLYRNVPRCNVFENLEQLLEDGQFSDIVLVAGGKEYPAHRNILASRCSAFAAILERNSEENGRNRFNIKDMSAEIMDEFLRYIYTGKCNNLQKVAEDLLAVASKYSLDRLKMICAEEVYKTLSVENAAKILMLADTHGLKELKNEVIKFITRKPAEVLNTVAWANIKSNFWLVNDVCLALANR is encoded by the coding sequence ATGGCATCGATTTCGAATCATTGTAGCGCCGATTGTGCGTTGGCCGAAAAGAGTTGCAACACTCAAGTTCGAATCCACGAAGCGAGTTATGTTTGGACGATCCATAATTTCGATTTCTTTGAAGCAAAAGGAACTACTGTGAATTCCCCCTTCTTCGCAGCTGATTCAAATAATGATATTCGATGGATCATGCAACTTGAACCAAACGGTGACACAGATGCCAAAGATACAGTTTCGCTTTATTTGATGTATTCAAGTCGTGTACACGAAAAGGTGTACGCAAAATACAACTTCTATGTTTTAAATTCTCAACAAAATAAGCAGATACATCGTACGAGTGAAGAAGTGCGCGAATTCAGCGATGGCATAAGTCGAGGTTATCAAAATATACTGAATAAAAAAGAAGCTATCGGGAAATCCTTATTGATCGATAATAAATTGACGGTCATGTGCGAAGTATATTTTTCCGAAGTTCGCGATTCTATCGATAAAACTTTCCATCAGTGCGATAAGACATCCTTATATCGAAACGTGCCTCGttgtaatgtttttgaaaacttggaacaGCTATTGGAAGATGGTCAGTTTTCCGATATCGTACTCGTAGCCGGTGGTAAAGAGTATCCAGCGCACCGAAATATTTTGGCATCTCGTTGTTCAGCATTTGCAGCCATACTCGAACGAAATTCCGAAGAAAATGGACGAAATCGTTTCAATATCAAAGATATGAGCGCCGAAATCATGGACGAATTTTTGAGATACATTTACACCGGCAAATGtaataatttgcaaaaagtaGCGGAAGATTTGTTGGCAGTTGCTAGTAAATATTCGCTAGATCGATTGAAAATGATATGCGCGGAAGAAGTTTACAAGACGTTATCGGTAGAGAATGCTGCGAAAATTCTCATGTTGGCGGATACACATGGTCTgaaggaattgaaaaatgaagtgatTAAGTTCATCACTCGTAAGCCTGCTGAAGTGTTGAATACAGTCGCTTGGGCAAATATTAAATCTAATTTCTGGTTAGTAAATGATGTGTGTTTAGCTTTAGCTAATCGATGA
- the LOC135835124 gene encoding speckle-type POZ protein-like, with amino-acid sequence MPFPLCHSSVCTPLCTLARKTGSTEARIDKASYIWTIHDFNFHEAEGSTLYATTFSITANRKFKWNFELKPNGETDDKDTISVYLMNCSFVKDKVYAKLNVFILDSNRNKVFAKVTKVNEFDREIDHCNLGFKEFLKKDDIFRNNLLIGNALTIMFEIEFSAVHGDAIKKTVHECIKPKLFPDLPACNLKKNLRQMLKRGEFSDVTLISNDDKEFPAHKNILMANSPVFATMFKHDMKERRLNRVEIDDMDAETVYQLLRYIYTGKCKSLKKVPADLLAAADKYGLDRLKLMCAEELGATISVDNAASILALADLYDVKELKNEAIKFISLKPARVLNSPGWKDIHSNELVNEVCSALARL; translated from the coding sequence ATGCCATTCCCATTATGCCATTCCAGCGTTTGTACTCCTCTTTGTACATTGGCAAGAAAAACTGGCAGCACCGAAGCTCGGATCGATAAAGCGAGTTATATTTGGACGATTcacgatttcaattttcacgaagCAGAAGGAAGTACGTTATACGCGACTACGTTCTCAATCACCGCTAATCGTAAGTTTAAATGGAACTTTGAACTTAAACCTAACGGCGAGACAGACGACAAAGACACCATTTCTGTCTACTTGATGAACTGTAGTTTCGTAAAAGACAAGGTTTACGCGAAATTAAACGTCTTTATTTTGGATTCGAATCGAAATAAAGTGTTCGCTAAAGTTACTAAAGTGAACGAATTCGACAGGGAAATCGATCATTGTAATCTAGGTTTTAAAGAATTTCTCAAGAAAGATGACATTTTTAGAAACAACTTGTTGATCGGTAACGCGTTGACGATTATGTTCGAGATAGAGTTTTCCGCAGTTCACGGTGATGCAATTAAGAAAACCGTGCACGAATGCATAAAACCCAAGCTGTTTCCAGATCTTCCTGCTTGCAATcttaagaaaaatttgagacaGATGCTCAAACGTGGAGAATTTAGCGATGTTACTCTTATATCGAATGACGATAAAGAGTTCCCAGCGCATAAGAATATACTGATGGCGAATAGTCCGGTGTTTGCTACGATGTTTAAACACGATATGAAAGAAAGAAGACTAAATCGAGTAGAAATCGATGACATGGATGCTGAAACTGTTTACCAATTACTGAGGTATATTTACACCGGGAAGTGTAAAAGTCTGAAAAAAGTACCCGCAGATTTATTGGCAGCTGCTGATAAATATGGTTTAGATCGATTAAAACTTATGTGTGCCGAAGAATTAGGGGCGACTATATCGGTGGATAATGCTGCGAGTATTTTAGCATTAGCAGATTTGTACGACGTtaaagaactgaaaaatgaagcGATCAAGTTTATTTCTTTGAAACCTGCCAGAGTGTTGAATTCACCAGGTTGGAAAGATATTCATTCGAACGAGTTGGTGAATGAAGTGTGTTCAGCTTTAGCACGACTATGA